The window ttaagtataataaaaaaaattaaaatataagaattacttttataaaaaatgataaaataaatgtaataaaCCGTCTTGGTAAAAGTATATTGTTCCCTCCATTCTCTTATACAAGTCATTCTAAGATATTtaatacaaattaaaaaaaatatataattaatatagatttaaattaatgaatttatattgattaattaaaaaaatttctctCATGCATTAGAATGTTTAAAAAATACATGGATTAAGATAAAAGAGTTTAATGTTTCgactgaaaaattaaaatttataactaGAATGAATTatatttagaagaaaaaaaggaaTGGATTGAGTGATAGCTTATATATTATGTGAATATTATTAACATATAAATGttataaagaaaatgaatagtttattagttcatatgtttttatttattaatagtAATTCATacctatattttaaaattttatcttaattattCTCTTCATTACTTTTATATATAAGTAAAAAGTATCTTTTTAGTttaaaaatttggttaacttatATATAATAAAGTTTTTGCAATATATGCAtcaacatttatttttttcacaatcAAATCATGATGTAATTTTGGAGTGTTTGCATCATTGcgacatttttaaaccatgtTTACATCCAGACTAACCTTCAATTGATAGGCACCTCAAATGGATGGGATTGCTGGTCCAAAAATTTGAGATTGCTCCATGTCCAATACGAGGTTCAAACCCTCACTCTTTAGTTAAGGGTGGAAGAGCCTTTACTAAACGATCACATCCTTGGTTGAGAGTAGAAGAACCCTCATTCTTTGTAATACGTGCATCAAGTATGGCCGACGTCGTTGCCACCACGGGTGGAATGAACAGTTCGTCCGTTTCGCTCGTGGTGGCAACGGTGTCGGAGTTTCGTTTAGGCAAAATAAAACGGGTTCTGCTTCCGATTTTGGAAGCGGAACCCGTGATTTCggacatattttttaaaaaaaaaacttatcggaAGATTCATTAAGCCTTTTTCCCTTCCTTCCTTTGGTGGCATGtcattttaggtcgggttttatgaaaagcttcaaaagcTAGAGAGAATTTGAGAGTTTTTGGTTATTGGTTTtaagggcataaatgtcaaaagggtgTAGTGGAAAGTATAACCTTTGCGGTATATAGCCATACCCTTTATAAATTTATGCATATTGGTATTAGTATAGAAAAATCTAgggaaaattttaaataaaacccatgtggtttcacttatttttagataaaggactgtgctttactttttttcaaagtaaggattgaggtttcaactttagcaaaataaggacattttcgattgatactattaaaatcacccttaacgacttcaaaaatgatatattttaataattactaatattctaaacaactttaattcttcaccttttttattttgagatcatctagatgatgtttggtaaaaagagagaaagttctaaaaaagatgatttcgaaaatcgaaaatgtagttccatagaaaatacgacattgaacaactttaattcttgaaaattttcattttcaggtcgttaaagatggttttaatagcattaatccaaaaagtcattgttttattaaaagtgtgaaacatcaatcatcgttttgacaaaaagtaaatcacagtcctttatctgaaaattattgaaaccacaagggttttatttgaaatttacccaaaaatctatttctaaaaaaaatatatagaaaacatatattattcatttcttaaatttttatttttaatttctttatcaTATgcttaaattaatattaaacattattatgaattttgataAGTTTTATTAagggcaaagtaaaaaaaaaaaaaaaaactcatggaTTGTCTTATTTGCATATAAAAGTCTGTGGTCTAAAAGTTCGTAATTAGAGGCATGTGGTATGCTTTGCTTTTACAAAACAAACTATTTGAAACTACACTATTAAATAATTGATAACAATCAAAagcatttttaaatttttttacgattacatatatattgacaaaacacagacccaaaattaaattacaacggtataaaatgaacttaaatatcaatttaattcataaactatcaggtaaataaaaaaacataaaatgttCACCTTATGATTTATTATTTCGATTTAGGAAGTTGTTATTTGAGGAGTTGTGTTTTGtcgatatgtaagaataatttttttaagataaaaatgacTTTGattgtaatcagaacttaactgcGTAATTATATACtttcttttataaataaaacatacaataaacctctatttgcaaacttttaaaccacatgtctCTGTTTGCAAATTAAACAAACCACAAACATTTTTTCACACTTCtccatttttttaaattatatttttattttatttataaagatttattataaataaaattcacatatatatttgttctaaatttataatttttacaatatttttcattttttaataaaaaagttctatgatctaaattaaattttataattatataaaaattgataatttaattatacacgttgataaaaaaaaaaagatcttatcatttctaattttatttagtataatttagtccTTCATTTTAACATAGTAATAAATAGTTTGatggaaaaaaattatgaactatataattaaaaaaacccGTAACTTATTAGTGTAATATGTAAAAACGTAATTGTTTACCgaaacaaaaacaatgtataagttatttttttttttgcatataaattttgagatattattatcattaatgttaaatgtaaaattgttgattttttaacttaattaattaaaaactgTTTTGAAGAAAACGCAATTTTCTATAGGATGGATATGGAGAGGAACATACACATTGATTTTAGACGAGAGATTCATGTGCAATGGCATCCTCCGACTGCTAACCTGTTTAAGCTGAATACTGTTGGTTGTAGCAAAGACTATCTCGGACCAATAGGGGTGGAGAAGTTATTAGAAATCGAAAAAGAAATTGGATTTCAAGTTTTACGCTCAACATCAGTACTTGTTCAGCTATTCAAGCGAAGTTGTGGGCTATCTTGTTGTAAAGAGTGATTCTAATTTAGCAGTTTTTTGGATCAACAATAGAGATTATAACTCGAGTACATGTAACAACTTTATTCGTGTCTGTTCTGAGTTCATTAATAGAAGTTGAGATGTCATAATTTTTCTCTAAATCTTTAGAGAAAGTAACATATTGGTTGATAATATAGTTAGGTATGCATTGACTTTGCCCACATGCATCCATGTATTTCAAAATTATCCCCTAGCGTCGGTCGTGAGTTTTGGCAAAATGTTAGTGGGATTTACTAAACTAGAGAGGTGATTTTTTAGTAGTGCCTTTCTGTTTTGTTATTAGTTTTGTTTGTCTTCATGACTCATTGAGCCTTCcgttgtatatataaaaaaaaaaattaaaaactgtatgacaaaattatatttttaaacaaattaaaaataaataaacacttgTAACAAATAACCCCTTAAAATAAAACGTTCCATGTGTCAAATAACATGTTTAATTTGGTAAAAATAAATTCATGGCTTAATGCATCCTCTTGaacttgttaaaaaaaaaattggttgacccctaaacttttaaagtgttctgatagcttcctaaatttgcatataatatttaattagtcccttaaatttacgtaaaatgtaatcaattaatcatccagttgtaaaaaaattaagttaaatgcagaagataTGTTCTATgtgtcttaaaatgttattacataatttacaaaatagattaaaatatattaaaaatgaatttcatttgttcaactataaaaaaaattcttctctaatattacaatCACATACTCTAACATTGGCCGTTTTACTATTTTAAGATGCGTGTAACACATCTTtccatttaatttacttttttgcaaAACTCGATTACATTTTACCCAAGTGAacggggctaactgaatattttatacaagttcagagagctatcGAGATAATTAGAAGGTCATgggaccaatcaaactttttggaaaaATTCAGGGgtcaaataatgtattaagcctaaattcaTTCTCTCTTTCTCTAGTCGTTTCTCTAGAATAGGGAAACCCTAAGCTTTAAAACCCTACATTCTTCCATTTCCAAATCTTGCCGTCGCTGCTGTCTCATTTCCTCATTCCTGCTTCGACGTCGACGTCCAGttcatcaagttcttcctttaTAACAGAATCCGGCGTGTTTTTCTCCGATTGTCCTTTCTTCGATTACTGGTGTTGATTTACAGGTTTTTCTCTTTGGCCTTTACTTAACTGATTGCATGTTTAATTTAGTTCTTGGATCTTCCTCGCATGATATTTGTTACCTTATTTGTTCAAAtttcttggatttcatgttGGATTGATGACATTTGTGTTTCTATGGAGCAAATGGGGTAAAATGCAACGCTGTAAAGTGTGGAGTCTATTTCATGAGTTCACTGAACTGCATTTTCATTTGTTTCGAAGAATCACGTTGAACTTCACATTTGATTTCTAGGAAGTCATTTCGGCCAATTTGTGTAAAAAAACTCGCCAAAATGTTTGTCACATTAGAAAATGAAGTTCAGGACCtttggaaaacaaactaaaatttGTCAGTGCAATTTACCCATTCAGAATGACAAGAGAATTTATTCATAAGAACGCTGTATAGAATGTAGACTTAATGTGACCACATTGGGTGGTTTTATTGACTAACTAAACACATAAGTTTAGAGTCTTATGTATTTATCTCAAATTTGTaaacttttcttttctatttttctctATTGGCTTTACATTAGTTCAGTCTTGGTAGTGAAATAAGATAACTGAAAGAGTAGATATTGACAcgcaaaaataaattcataaaaCGATTTTAGCAACCATATTAGTTATACTTTAGGATGGTGGTTTGGTACTTCAGATTATTGTTTGAGCTTTTGCCTAGAAATGGTGGTTGTTAAGGCTAAATGCCGATGTTGGAGAATTTTGAACATCAGTGAATAGCCGAATGAAAAGATTCAAGAATTGGATTTGATTCGTTTACTTTATCTTTAAGACGGAACTGATTGTACCGTTTACTTTCATTGGttacaattctggagattttcaATTCTACTGGGCTTAGCATGGATTTTGGAATATATCTTGGAGATTCTTAAACGGGAATAAAAAGATTAAGACTTTGAATGGACGGTTTTGAATGGACGGTTGACTTTGTCTTTAGGACTGAACTAAATTGTATACTTGACTTTTATTAGGTATGATTTTTTAGAAATCTGGATTGAACCAAACGAATATATCCCTACTTTCATTACATTCTTGGTAGCTTCTTTATCATGTTAGCATCATGATTATTATAACTGTTATttgttatcatttttattatgatCTTAATCTTTTATTGGGTAAactacacccatggccactgaattttactcattttcacggtatggccactaaacttcaaaacgtaaCATTAAAGCCACTTtctaacattatggccactaaCCTTTAACTAAtgcctcaaaatgaccattaatGGTCTCAAAATGgtaatattcaagaattaaagttggttagaatgacatttaccatgaaatcacattttttattttccaaaattacgGTTTCTTGAGTTTTCTATCTAAAAATtcattctctctcctaaccaaaaaacaccaaaatgacctcaaaatgaaaacttAAAGACCTTGTATGGTGAACAAAACTTAAGACCTTGTTTGTGAACAAAACTTAAAAGACCTTGGATGATGACTGACTACCAGTGTAATAGATAAAACATTAGGAACTAATAAATCATTTAACCATAAGATTATTTCAATATATACACTCATATATTATACATATAACTATTGTTACATTCATTCCAAGTATTTGGAAATGGCACAATCATCTTTCCTTCCATTAGAGGGCGAATTTACACGACAAGTCTGTGTGCATGCATATTTCATATATTATGATTATTTGGTTCTCAATTATAAGCGCTTAGTTGGCCAACGCGGGTTGGTCCAAGTGGTAAGGAGTTGGAACCTCTTCATGTTAGGTTTGGTGTCAATTTCCCACAAAGTCAAAATTTAATTCTTTTTAGTAGGTGATCTGCATATTTCAATGCAAACGCTTAGCGAGGTCTGGTACccttacctttttttttttaaataaaataaaattataatcttAGTTGTATTGTATTATGAACTTGTGCCTTTTCTTCTCGTTGCAGGTTATAGATATAGTGGAATCTAGGACATTGGATCATGGCCAAGCATCATCCTGATCTGATTATGTGCAGGAAGCAACCTGGAATAGCTATTGGAAGACTTTGTGAGAAAGATGATGGAAAATGTGTAATTTGTGATTCTTACGTGCGTCCTTGCACGCTAGTACGAACCTGCGATGAGTGCAACTATGGATCGTTCCAAGGTCGATGTGTCATCTGTGGGGGAGTTGGCATCTCAGATGCCTACTACTGCAAAGAGTGCACTCAACAGGAGAAAGATAGGGATGGATGTCCAAAAATTGTTAATTTAGGAAGTGCCAAGACTGATCTGTTCTACGAGCGAAAGAAATACGGGTTCAAGAAGAGATGAAGATGTTATGCCTGCCCATGTCTAAACCCTAAACTTTAAAGCAGGAATGGAACCAGTAGAGCAGCTGATTAGAACCTAAATAGACTTTCATGTGTATTGTGCTATTACTTTATGGATCTAGTGTACTTCAAATTTGTTTGTTTCAGTCAACTTCCTGCTTTTATACTTTATGCATGTGAAGGGTAAACAATTAATTACTGATTATGTTTTTATCTAGCTTTAATACATTAGGAGCTCCTTAAATTTGGTCCAAAAAGCTCATTGGTTTCTGAACTTACGGATTACTTAAAGTGATATAATTAATTTTCTATATCTATGTGGTCATTTTAAGTAAAGTTAGAAGGTGAATCAGCTTTTTGAGTCATGTTCAGAGCTTTTATGTATTACATGGTACATGTGTATTATTACACCCTTTTATCTATTACATGTGCTTATTACGTACAGTAGTCACTACTGGCCCATGATGGAGCGTCGAGCTCCCATGGCCCTTCTCTTCTGGGGTCTGATTGTGAAAAATGGGAAAAAACGCAAAATACAAAAACGGTAAAGATGTGAAAAACAGCAAAAACGATAAAACTATAAAACCTAGAAAACAAATTGGTTGATGTTTACTTCATATGTTAAAGagaaatatatatacacatgtCATGGATTGATTGGTAGAGAGTATTACTCCAGGAGTACCCTCAAATTTTCTTAAAATTTTCTTTGATGGTTTTTGGTGTGATGGAATGGCAATTTCTTCTTATGCGTATACTTATACAGATATCCTATTTAAAATTGTAACTCTTTATTGCTTTCAGTTCAGCAAATTTGATTTGCTTGGTTGcaacttttgaaataaaaaGATTTTGCTTTTGttagtttttgttcattttttctcgttttcacatttttgtgttttttctgttttttgctcctttttgtttgtattttttcgtttttcgcattttcacgTTCCCTACTTTTCTGTTTGTTGTGTTtcacattttctctttttttggtcttttcacgttttttctatttttcgtgttttttcgtTTTCCATTTTCACGGTTTTCCCCGTTCttcgtatttttcacatttttgtcgTTTCTTGTTTTACCGTTTAATAAGAATTGTGGATAATAagtattaatattaaaaatgcAAGGACTAGTCGTAATGGGGATtcttgtctattttttttttttatgtaatgccGATTACATATATTTCTAAAGAAGTAActaagtgaatttggtcagttaTTGTTAGATCTAGGAGGCATAAATCTAAGTCTTGTGATGATTTTAATCTCCACTATAGAATTTCGGTCACTCAACTGACCAAGTGAAATTACTGATGACCAATATGTATATTTGTTACTGAGTGTAAaaaatttcaataatttattctctATAGTTGCATTctcatttttcttattaaataacataatatatttttttcattaaaaaaaacataatatattttttctgaaaaaaacataatatttttaaactaatattaaGTATCAGtcactaaaaaaaatatcagtcgatttttcttttttattattattattcttataATACAtaaagtgtttggttagaatTGAGTAATAACAATATCAAATAGTAAGGATCCATTTGGTACTGTCGTAATGCAATATGATGTAGTTAAAATTGTAATGGAATGAAATAATAATTCTGTTATCATATTTGGTtgactaattaaaaaaaatgatgaaattgaTGAACAGAAAACAGAATAACGAACTTCTAACAGTCTAAAAGTCTAACTTATTttcaaatagataaaattttatttggactacctaaaatttatttaattatttggcttggacttgataattttatcaagcttcttacgtatcccgaacatcttttaatatttaaaccaggaatcaaagccacgtagttctacctattgtaggtagttctcttaatttATTAACTCGTTTTAACTTACTGACACGTTAATGATTTAATTGTATACTTCattttattactatataattttatatataaatcattttatcaaaacaaatcaaattaaataacgttttatcaaaacgaattaaATCGAATCAAAGCAAATAAACTTTTTATCAAACAAACTcgaaatcaaataaatgttttatcaaaccaactcgtaatcaaacagACGTAAAACgttatatttcaaatcatcaagcatTTTCAAAACATAATACAAAGTTTGTGTGTGTGATGTGACAGGTATGACCAGCATGCACGACtagtagtcctaacgttaggcaatgcgagatatgaatgagatatctcgattattgatattgtTGATGATATGAGaaactacacgggtggaat is drawn from Euphorbia lathyris chromosome 9, ddEupLath1.1, whole genome shotgun sequence and contains these coding sequences:
- the LOC136206962 gene encoding PHD finger-like domain-containing protein 5A is translated as MAKHHPDLIMCRKQPGIAIGRLCEKDDGKCVICDSYVRPCTLVRTCDECNYGSFQGRCVICGGVGISDAYYCKECTQQEKDRDGCPKIVNLGSAKTDLFYERKKYGFKKR